The Catenulispora sp. EB89 genome includes the window ACTACGCCAAAGTCGCACACAGCGGCTTCACCACATACCGCGCCCGAGTGGTCGAGGACCAGATCACGCCGTATCTTCAGTGGGAGCTCCATTCGCTGCGCCAGCGGAACGAACTCGGCGAGCAGATCAGGGTCGTCAGCGCGACCGAGGTGGCACCGCTCGAACGCCAGGGCATACTCCCCGAGATCGTGACCGTTGGGACCGAAGCCGTCTACGAAGTGCTCTACGACGCCCAAGGGGCGAACACGGGTGCGGTTCGTTCCGAGGTGCCCGGCGACGTGACCCGATGGCGGGCATTCATTAGAGATCTCTATTCTCTCGGCGAAGATATTGACGACTTCCTGGATGGAAAAGTTGACTCCATGCGACGTAATCGCTGGTAGCCTATACGTATTTCACCTTCCGTGTCGTCGATTTACAGGAATAACCCATCATGAACCAGCGGCCCTACCGAGACGAACCG containing:
- a CDS encoding DUF6879 family protein — protein: MSDGDFWKLERIQSFQEQDSASWNAFARGDMAEAFRLIESRRTSLAEYYAKVAHSGFTTYRARVVEDQITPYLQWELHSLRQRNELGEQIRVVSATEVAPLERQGILPEIVTVGTEAVYEVLYDAQGANTGAVRSEVPGDVTRWRAFIRDLYSLGEDIDDFLDGKVDSMRRNRW